Proteins found in one Sporosarcina jeotgali genomic segment:
- a CDS encoding LysR family transcriptional regulator yields MNTTEIMKVLAEEGNMRKAADRLFISQPALSQRLQSIEKAWGAKLFVRSQKGLVPTAAGELVIEFAKETVQRKEETMEQIAGLADRVHGTLKIACASIVGQTWLPEVLKDYVKHYPDAKISLMTGWTSEILKALYEGEAHVGIVRGEVEWNSRRTYLFRDQLYLVDKEITSLEQLKDTERPYIQFKSDSNYYTEIQQWWQKHFSKNPGRQLTVDQMETCRQLVLNGIGYAILPSITLRGDEQVNKIPLLNSEAEFELTRDTYLIGYESSFELKQVDAFSKVIEAHAQELKKDSRLLE; encoded by the coding sequence ATGAACACAACAGAGATTATGAAAGTCTTAGCAGAGGAAGGGAATATGAGAAAGGCGGCAGATCGGTTATTCATCTCCCAGCCGGCTTTGTCACAACGTCTTCAATCCATCGAGAAGGCTTGGGGAGCCAAATTATTCGTCCGATCCCAAAAAGGTCTAGTCCCGACGGCTGCAGGGGAATTAGTAATTGAATTTGCAAAAGAAACTGTCCAGCGAAAAGAAGAGACTATGGAACAAATTGCCGGGCTGGCAGACAGAGTCCACGGAACACTTAAAATCGCCTGTGCCTCTATCGTTGGTCAAACATGGCTTCCTGAAGTGCTGAAAGACTATGTTAAGCACTATCCAGACGCTAAAATCTCACTGATGACAGGATGGACGTCAGAAATCCTGAAGGCGCTCTATGAAGGAGAAGCTCATGTAGGGATTGTGAGAGGTGAAGTGGAGTGGAACAGCAGGCGGACCTATTTGTTCCGGGATCAGCTGTATTTAGTGGATAAAGAAATCACTTCACTCGAACAATTGAAAGATACTGAACGGCCATACATCCAATTTAAAAGTGATTCCAATTATTACACGGAAATTCAACAATGGTGGCAGAAGCATTTCTCTAAAAATCCAGGAAGGCAATTGACAGTGGACCAAATGGAAACGTGCCGGCAGCTTGTTTTGAATGGAATCGGTTATGCGATATTACCTTCCATCACCTTGCGAGGAGATGAACAGGTGAATAAAATTCCATTGCTGAATAGTGAAGCGGAATTCGAATTGACGAGAGATACATACTTGATCGGTTATGAGTCCAGTTTCGAATTAAAACAAGTGGATGCTTTCTCTAAAGTGATAGAAGCTCATGCACAAGAATTAAAGAAAGATTCTAGATTACTTGAATGA